The region GGTACTGGTGCGGGCGGCACTCTCTCGATCCGGGTGCTCGGCCCGCTCGGCCTGGCGTGGCGGCAGAGCCGGTTGGAGCTGCCGTGGACGGCAACCGTGTATCCGGCGGCCCCGGGTACCACACTGCGGGCGCTCCCGCTCCAGGTGGCGCGCCGGCGCGAGGCTGGACTCCGGGCCATCCGCCGCCCTGGTGAGGGGCGTCTGTTCGAGGGCCTCCGTGAATGGGTGCCGGGGGATGAGACCCGGATCATCGACTGGAAGGCGACCGCCCGGCGGGGAAAGACCATCGCGCGGCAGTACGAAGATGAACGGCGGCAGCAGGTCCTGCTGATGATCGACGCCGGACGGCTGCTGACGGCGGAGGTGGAGGGGGTTGCCCGGCTCGAGGCCGTGATCGTGGCGGCGCTCCATCTTGCGCGGGCCGCCGCCGAGCACGACGACAATATCGGCCTCATGGTCTTCGCCGATACGGTGCAGCGCTACGTGGCTCCCGCGCGCGGACGGCGCGCGCTGCGGGCCGTGCTGGACGGACTGGCGGCTGCGGAGGGGCGTCTGGTCGAGTCGGATTACCCGGGTGCATTCCGGTATCTGGCGACCCGCAACCGGAAGCGGGCACTTACCGTGCTCTTCACCGATGTGATCGATCGGACCGCCAGCGATGCCCTGGTGGCGCACGCCGCCACCCTTCGGCCCCGCCATCTGCCCCTGGCCGTGACGCTGCGGGACCCGGCGCTCGAGGCGCTCGCCACCGCACGACCGTCGGGCGTTACCACCGCCTTCGAGCGCGCAGCGGCGGAAGAGCTGCTCGGCGCCCGGGACGCAGCGCTGGCGCAGATGCGGGCGCGCGGCATCATGGTGCTGGACGTGCCGCCGGCGTCGGCCGGCAAGGCCGTGGTGGAGCGCTACTACCAGCTCAAGCGGCGGGGGATGCTGTGATCGGGGTGGGCAGGGGCAGGTTGGCCGGGTCGGGATAGGCGGCGACGAACGCCTCGACCGCGTCGGGGTCGAGCTGAGTGCCGGCCACCCGGCGCAGCTCGCCCACCGCAAGCTCCGGCGGGCGGGCCTCGCGGTAGGGTCGCCGCGTGGTCATGGCGTCGAACGAATCGGCGACCGCGACGATGCGGGCCTCGATGGGGATCCGGTCGCCGCGAAGTCCGTCAGGGAAGCCGCGGCCGTCGAGTCGCTCGTGGTGCGAGCGGACGATGCGGAGCAGATCGGGCGACTCCTGCGCCAGAGGAGAGAGCATCCGCTCTCCCAGCGCGGGGTGCTCCGTGATCTGCCGGAACTCCTCCTCCGTGAGCAGTCCCGGCTTGTGGAGCACCGACTCACGGGTGCCGATCTTGCCGATATCGTGCAGCTCGCCGCCCAACCGGATGCCATCGAGAGTGGGCCCCGCGAAACCGAGACCTGCCGCCGTGGCGACGGCGTACTGGCTCACCCGGATGGAGTGTCCGCGGGTGTACGCGTCCTTGGCCTCGAGGGCTCGAGCCAGCATCTGCACGCCCTGAAGGAAGAGCTCCTGGATGCGCTGGGCCTGCTCGTGCACCTGCCGCTCCAGGTTCTGCTGGTAGAATCGATTCTGCAGGACCAGCATCCGCTTTTCCAGCGCCCGCGCCACCCGGGCCTGCAGCTCACTCATGGAGATGGGCTTGAGCAGGAAGTCCGCCGCTCCCTGGTGCAGGCAGTCGACCGCGGTCATCGTCTCGCTGATGCCGCTGAGCATGATGACCGCCGTGTCCGGGTACTGCTGGCGGACGGCCTCGAGAAAGCCGGCCCCGTCCAGCTCGGGCATCCGCATGTCGGAGATGACCAGCGGCGTCTCCCCGACCTGCTGGAGCAGGCCAAGGGCCTCGCGCCCATTCCCGGCCTCGTAGCAGGTGAATCCCTGCGCCTGAAGCATGCGCACGAGGGACCGGCGGACAGTCGGCTCGTCATCGACGATAAGACAGTTAGCGGAGCCGGCCACGACGGGCTGCGCGTCCTGAGCATTGGTCATCTTGACTGTCAGCAAAGGTGGGACTCGGATGCCACGAGCGTCCAAGCACCTGTAGGGTAAGCGATTGCAAGGAAATTGTCCATCGAAACGATTGGTCTCGCAGCGGACCGCGATTACCTTTCGGCGTTCTCGTCCACTTCTCACAGCAGGCCGGCGCGCGCGGCCGAGGAGAGCAGATGCCGGGTGTTCAGGCCCGTCTGCGTTCCGAGCATCAGCGGAAGTATCCCGATCTGACTCCGTCAGTGTGGTATGACGTTGCGCCCATCTTTCCCGGCGTGACGCAGCGGATGGTGAACATGGCCGGAGAGCGGCTTGCCCGCCTCTCCACTCCCCGCGGCTTCGTGATTCTCCGGACGGATCACCTGGAGTTCCGGCCGGCGGGCAGCAGCGCCAAGTCGGAGGCCAAGGCCACCTCCTGAACCATCTCTTCCGCTGGTGCCGCCGCTCCGGACTCAGTTACGCCGACGCTCCGATTTGCCGAAGCCGTATCCGATACCGGCGTGGAGATGCAGCGCGAAATTCGGCACCGAGGCGTGTCCCTGGGCCACCGGGACCCGGACGTAGGATGCCGAGCCCCGGGCGTCCAGACTGAGGAAGACTCCGACGAGGATCGGGAAGGTGCGGGTGGCGCTGGCCATCAGGTGAGCTCCCGAGAGGAAGTAGCCGCCCCCGAATCCTCGGCTGGCCTCGAGTGTCTGACCCCGGACTCGATTGCGGGGAAAGGTGACGACCGGACCGGCACCGATGGCGAAGGAGAGCGGCCCCCGGCGGAACCCCCGACTCAGCGTGATCATGTTCATCCCGTTGGTGATCCGGAATTTCTGTATCTCCGCCGGTCCGTTGGTCAGATAGATCTTGTGATGGGTGAAGTCCAGCAGCCACCCGCGATCGCCCCGCCAGAGTCCGATTCGCCCAGCATAGTACCAGGTGTCCAACAGCGGCCGTGTGGCCCAATGGGCCGTGAAGTGGAGGTCGGGCTGGCCCGCCTGAGTGATGGTGAGGGGGGACGGGGCACTCACTGAGGATCCGAAGAAGGCCTGCACCTCGAGCTGCGCCTCGGCCCAGCGAGGGGCGAGGATCAGGCCGACGAGCACTATCAACAACCGGGCAAGCACTGGTTGGTTCTCCCCCGGGGGTGGATCGAAGATTCCGGCAGATCGGGCGCACGCGAAACGGGGCGCGGGATACTCCGCGCCCCGTCCGGCGGACCGTTGCCGTAGGCTGCTACTTGGGTGCGCTGGCGGACGTGTCCGCGCGGTTGCTGATAGTATCGCCCTTGGACGTCACGGGCTTGTTCTGATCCGGCCGGGTCTTGGTGACCTTGGGTCCGAGCGTCGAGGTACCGCTGTCGTTGGTCACGCCGGACTGCGACTGGTTCTTCGTGCTGTCGGAGGCGGTGCCGGGGGCCACTCTACCTGCGGTGTCCGCCCCGGTGACGGCGCGGCCGGTATCGGTGGTGGCGCCGGGAGCTCCGGAAGGTGCCATGCTGCTCGTATCGGTGGGGGCCATGGCCGCGGTGTCAGTCGCGGCGCCCGTCTCGGAGCCGCCGCCGGCCGTCGAGCCCGCATTGTTCGCGTTGCGTCCACCCCCGCCACAGGCCGCGAGCAAGGCCGCAGCGACTGGGCCTAGCATCCAGGTATTCCGTCTCATCAGTCACCTCACTGGAATCGTGCTCTATTCCACCCATTCGACGCCGGCCAACCTAACCGGCGCGAAGGCCTGCGGAGGTGACGCCGCTCACCCTTTGGGCTCCAGCCCGGAGTCGCTCATCCTGCTCAGATCCGGCGGCAGGCCCTCCGGGCGCGGAGACGGTCCTCTGAACTCGAAGTGATCGTCTCGCAGCAACCGCGGTCCGGTGATTA is a window of Gemmatimonadales bacterium DNA encoding:
- a CDS encoding HD domain-containing phosphohydrolase produces the protein MTNAQDAQPVVAGSANCLIVDDEPTVRRSLVRMLQAQGFTCYEAGNGREALGLLQQVGETPLVISDMRMPELDGAGFLEAVRQQYPDTAVIMLSGISETMTAVDCLHQGAADFLLKPISMSELQARVARALEKRMLVLQNRFYQQNLERQVHEQAQRIQELFLQGVQMLARALEAKDAYTRGHSIRVSQYAVATAAGLGFAGPTLDGIRLGGELHDIGKIGTRESVLHKPGLLTEEEFRQITEHPALGERMLSPLAQESPDLLRIVRSHHERLDGRGFPDGLRGDRIPIEARIVAVADSFDAMTTRRPYREARPPELAVGELRRVAGTQLDPDAVEAFVAAYPDPANLPLPTPITASPAA
- a CDS encoding DUF58 domain-containing protein, producing MIAVPSRRWFLVAAALAGAAPLAAWWPAAAGGFLLLDALWLLALLIDTVRAPGPAAIRVRRDAPLAFALGRPAPVRYRWQHGGAGRLDMLVREGLPGPLGGANAPRRHLLVPPGSGTEEQLLVRPIRRGTGAGGTLSIRVLGPLGLAWRQSRLELPWTATVYPAAPGTTLRALPLQVARRREAGLRAIRRPGEGRLFEGLREWVPGDETRIIDWKATARRGKTIARQYEDERRQQVLLMIDAGRLLTAEVEGVARLEAVIVAALHLARAAAEHDDNIGLMVFADTVQRYVAPARGRRALRAVLDGLAAAEGRLVESDYPGAFRYLATRNRKRALTVLFTDVIDRTASDALVAHAATLRPRHLPLAVTLRDPALEALATARPSGVTTAFERAAAEELLGARDAALAQMRARGIMVLDVPPASAGKAVVERYYQLKRRGML